The DNA sequence CGATCCTTGAGGATCGCCGCCGGGGTGCAGACGACCCACAGAGGCCATCAACTCAACTGCGGATAGATGCAGTTGAGCTAGCCCGACATTCGTGCGTCAGTGTCGAAGAGTTCGCGTTCTGAAGGGTGGAGGAGGTGTTGGGTGACGAAGCTCCGTCCTGCGACCTTCCACAGGCCCCTGCCCTTGGTAAGGGAAGAGACGGCCTGGGTCTCAACTCCGGTCAGCCCCAACAGCGATGCCGCTGCCGCCAGTTGATCGCTCTCCTGCCGGTAGATGATGCGTGTGCTGCAGTCCGCGAGGAGCCCCTCGGCCAGTACCCGGCCGCGCGATCCGGCGTCGCCCGCGCTGAGCAGGTCGGAAAGCCTGTGGATGACCAGCAAGTTCGCGATGCCGAGCCCTCGGCTGAGCTTCCACTGGCTCTGCATCCGTTCCAGCAGCGCGATGTGCTTCAGGACGCGCCATCCTTCGTCGTAGATCACCCAGCGTCGTCCGCCGGCAGGGTCTGCGAGTGCGGATTCCATCCATGCGCTGGCGCAGGTCATCGCCAGCACCAGGCCGGTGTCGTCGCCTGAGTTGCCGAGCCGGGAGAGGTCGATCGAGAGCATCGGCGTCGTCGGGTCGAAGGCGACGGTCGAGGGGGCGTCGAACATCCCGCTGAGGTCGCCGTGCACGAGCCGACGCAGGGCGTGGGCAAGGTCTTGAGCTGCGTGACCCATCCCGCCGGCGGGGCTGCCGAAGCCGCGGTCGAGGCGGTCCGGCGAGCCCATGACATCGGCGATGTCGCCGAGGAGCGGCACCGTGCCGCGATCCGTGGTCTCGGCGACGACCAGGTCCAGGCCGAGGTCGAGAGCCGTGTGCTCCATCGGCAGCAGATCGCGGTTCAGCACGGTGCGGGCAAGGCTGGCCAGCAGCGCGAGACGCCGTTTGCGTACTTCGGCGGACCAGTCCTCTTCGGTTACCGATGCGGGCCGCGCCGGGGCGTCCAGAGGATTGAGACGTCCGGGGAGCCCCGGTCCCAGGGCTATGGTGTGGCCGCCGAGAGCCTGTGCCACGTTCGACCATTCACCCTTCGGGTCGCTGGGCACATAGATCTTGTACCCGTGGGCGATGGCCCGCGTCGCGATGGACTTCGCCAGCGCCGACTTACCCATGCCG is a window from the Streptomyces sp. MMBL 11-1 genome containing:
- a CDS encoding ATP-binding protein gives rise to the protein MPRIRASASHLFVPRKASRAQQRAARAGFAAARRQAQLAGAPPKHRKEAALDPELRPVYPASGRPGPASARGSKLRLPAHRMTTATVSGAYPFLAEGGLGSSGIFIGRDVHAEAAFCYDPFALYNSGRIEGFTNPNAVLAGIIGMGKSALAKSIATRAIAHGYKIYVPSDPKGEWSNVAQALGGHTIALGPGLPGRLNPLDAPARPASVTEEDWSAEVRKRRLALLASLARTVLNRDLLPMEHTALDLGLDLVVAETTDRGTVPLLGDIADVMGSPDRLDRGFGSPAGGMGHAAQDLAHALRRLVHGDLSGMFDAPSTVAFDPTTPMLSIDLSRLGNSGDDTGLVLAMTCASAWMESALADPAGGRRWVIYDEGWRVLKHIALLERMQSQWKLSRGLGIANLLVIHRLSDLLSAGDAGSRGRVLAEGLLADCSTRIIYRQESDQLAAAASLLGLTGVETQAVSSLTKGRGLWKVAGRSFVTQHLLHPSERELFDTDARMSG